In the Cydia fagiglandana chromosome 14, ilCydFagi1.1, whole genome shotgun sequence genome, one interval contains:
- the LOC134670514 gene encoding uncharacterized protein LOC134670514, which yields MTYMKISQCKQYGGQRKCNFKRGDNVLVKSFFKNGTKYTWKRGTIENKVGSRMYIVNITDLKIKVKKHVDQLLHYKGCDDTNESDSEGDVPTLQNDDDAQDDNAEDAQTDAPLPEEQEAVELAEGGVANPHDTSPDTSFESVVSSVSSPQRQSVQENTDTIMSSDCPLEVMEADDNGVEPDAPAESHGLVDLDNRRQRPIRSTRNKDVNYKI from the exons ATGACATACATGAAG ATCTCACAATGTAAACAATACGGCGGGCAgagaaaatgtaattttaaacgggGTGATAATGTTTTAGTAAAATCATTTTTTAAGAATGGTACTAAGTATACATGGAAAAGAGGTACTATTGAGAATAAAGTGGGATCCAGAATGTATATCGTAAATATAACGGACttgaaaataaaagtaaagaaaCACGTCGACCAATTGTTACATTACAAAGGCTGTGACGACACCAACGAGTCCGATTCCGAAGGCGACGTTCCGACATTACAAAACGACGACGACGCCCAGGACGACAACGCCGAAGACGCGCAAACCGACGCACCTCTGCCTGAAGAGCAAGAAGCTGTCGAGCTGGCGGAGGGCGGAGTGGCGAATCCCCACGACACGTCTCCGGACACGTCTTTCGAGAGTGTCGTTTCATCTGTCAGCTCTCCGCAGAGACAATCAGTGCAAGAGAACACAGATACAATAATGTCGTCAGATTGTCCGTTGGAGGTTATGGAGGCGGACGACAACGGTGTTGAGCCTGACGCTCCGGCTGAAAGTCATGGCCTAGTCGACCTTGACAACAGGCGACAACGGCCAATAAGGAGTACTAGGAACAAGGAcgttaattataaaatttaa